A stretch of the Zerene cesonia ecotype Mississippi chromosome 4, Zerene_cesonia_1.1, whole genome shotgun sequence genome encodes the following:
- the LOC119839601 gene encoding serine protease snake-like isoform X1, which produces MYFLLVILFVGFVCSNAERLTTDFSNDDIEAFILNALKNNETEAYDFSNATDEICNPLEATKPSFNVPGRRISEAKCLEYMWEVKNIEDQIEADDKCRVYLISQIKRGVIPEVFLFIPPTVIFGGRPATPAEFPHMGAIGWQSKEQTKWIFKCGGSLISEKYVLTAAHCTWLSLIYHQDVVNNTPEVVRLGVENIEDDDFHINGDPVDMTIKRIITHPRYKPPRKYYDIALIELNDRVKFAHNVHPACLWSKPRSHLGHEGILTGWGVTENGKQSTILQTATVDMLKFSQCSPILRNSWNRNWHGFAKHQLCAGKLTGKVDSCQGDSGGPLQIKINTGTNTSMSSVVGITSFGIKCGQKDKPGIYTKVSSFIGWIEKTVWGSEEKEEVTSLFKNKNITFHRRT; this is translated from the exons AAAGGCTAACAACAGATTTTTCAAATGATGATATCGAAGCTTTTATTCTGAACGCACTGAag aaCAATGAAACTGAAGCATACGACTTCAGTAACGCCACAGATGAAATTTGTAACCCGCTAGAGGCGACTAAACCAAGTTTTAACGTCCCTGGAAGGAGGATCAGCGAAGCGA AATGTCTAGAATATATGTGGGaagtgaaaaatattgaagatcAAATAGAAGCAGATGAtaaat GTCGTGTCTACCTCATATCTCAAATCAAACGGGGAGTTATACCAGAggtgtttttattcataccGCCAACTGTCATCTTTGGGGGACGACCAGCGACACCAGCAGAGTTTCCTCACATG GGTGCAATAGGCTGGCAAAGCAAGGAACAAACTAAATGGATATTCAAATGTGGTGGTTCACTTATCAGTGAAAAATATGTGCTAACAGCTGCTCATTGTACTTGGCTCTCCTTGATCTATCACCAAGATGTAGTAAATAATACACCTGAAGTGGTCCGGTTGGGTGTGGAGAATATAGAAGATGATGAC TTTCATATCAATGGCGACCCAGTGGACATGACAATAAAGAGGATTATAACCCATCCACGATACAAGCCCCCAAGGAAATACTACGACATAGCTCTTATCGAGCTAAACGATAGAGTTAAGTTCGCCCACAACGTCCACCCAGCTTGCTTGTGGTCAAAACCACGGAGTCACCTTGGCCATGAAGGAATTTTAACTGGATGGGGTGTCACTGAAAACG GGAAACAATCTACAATCCTTCAAACAGCAACTGTAGACATGCTAAAGTTCAGTCAGTGCAGTCCCATACTCCGTAATTCCTGGAACAGAAATTGGCATGGCTTCGCGAAGCACCAGCTATGTGCTGGAAAACTTACTGGCAAGGTTGATTCATGTCAG GGAGACTCCGGCGGCCCGTTGCAAATAAAGATCAATACGGGAACTAATACTTCAATGAGCTCCGTTGTTGGAATAACATCCTTCGGAATTAAATGTGGCCAAAAAGATAAACCAGGCATATACACTAAAGTATCAAGTTTTATTGGTTGGATCGAGAAAACCGTATGGGGTTCTGAAGAAAAGGAAGAAGTTACATCACTGTTTAAAAACAAGAATATAACTTTTCATCGTAGAACGTGA
- the LOC119839601 gene encoding serine protease snake-like isoform X2 has translation MQNNETEAYDFSNATDEICNPLEATKPSFNVPGRRISEAKCLEYMWEVKNIEDQIEADDKCRVYLISQIKRGVIPEVFLFIPPTVIFGGRPATPAEFPHMGAIGWQSKEQTKWIFKCGGSLISEKYVLTAAHCTWLSLIYHQDVVNNTPEVVRLGVENIEDDDFHINGDPVDMTIKRIITHPRYKPPRKYYDIALIELNDRVKFAHNVHPACLWSKPRSHLGHEGILTGWGVTENGKQSTILQTATVDMLKFSQCSPILRNSWNRNWHGFAKHQLCAGKLTGKVDSCQGDSGGPLQIKINTGTNTSMSSVVGITSFGIKCGQKDKPGIYTKVSSFIGWIEKTVWGSEEKEEVTSLFKNKNITFHRRT, from the exons aaCAATGAAACTGAAGCATACGACTTCAGTAACGCCACAGATGAAATTTGTAACCCGCTAGAGGCGACTAAACCAAGTTTTAACGTCCCTGGAAGGAGGATCAGCGAAGCGA AATGTCTAGAATATATGTGGGaagtgaaaaatattgaagatcAAATAGAAGCAGATGAtaaat GTCGTGTCTACCTCATATCTCAAATCAAACGGGGAGTTATACCAGAggtgtttttattcataccGCCAACTGTCATCTTTGGGGGACGACCAGCGACACCAGCAGAGTTTCCTCACATG GGTGCAATAGGCTGGCAAAGCAAGGAACAAACTAAATGGATATTCAAATGTGGTGGTTCACTTATCAGTGAAAAATATGTGCTAACAGCTGCTCATTGTACTTGGCTCTCCTTGATCTATCACCAAGATGTAGTAAATAATACACCTGAAGTGGTCCGGTTGGGTGTGGAGAATATAGAAGATGATGAC TTTCATATCAATGGCGACCCAGTGGACATGACAATAAAGAGGATTATAACCCATCCACGATACAAGCCCCCAAGGAAATACTACGACATAGCTCTTATCGAGCTAAACGATAGAGTTAAGTTCGCCCACAACGTCCACCCAGCTTGCTTGTGGTCAAAACCACGGAGTCACCTTGGCCATGAAGGAATTTTAACTGGATGGGGTGTCACTGAAAACG GGAAACAATCTACAATCCTTCAAACAGCAACTGTAGACATGCTAAAGTTCAGTCAGTGCAGTCCCATACTCCGTAATTCCTGGAACAGAAATTGGCATGGCTTCGCGAAGCACCAGCTATGTGCTGGAAAACTTACTGGCAAGGTTGATTCATGTCAG GGAGACTCCGGCGGCCCGTTGCAAATAAAGATCAATACGGGAACTAATACTTCAATGAGCTCCGTTGTTGGAATAACATCCTTCGGAATTAAATGTGGCCAAAAAGATAAACCAGGCATATACACTAAAGTATCAAGTTTTATTGGTTGGATCGAGAAAACCGTATGGGGTTCTGAAGAAAAGGAAGAAGTTACATCACTGTTTAAAAACAAGAATATAACTTTTCATCGTAGAACGTGA
- the LOC119839602 gene encoding trypsin-1-like: MTCIIVLIVVFNVLCVNSEDFPSADGQWWSEPRMNNTGKNPCLTLPPLRPNFSAPGRRISEAKCFEYIWEIKKRLADIAIADECFKWKQEEINRNPGPSRPHYAIGGRITAPGEFPHMGAVGWKAAVGTWVFKCGSTLISSKYLLTAAHCSKASKRDTSLADPVPKIVRLGDKNIVDVFDKGRLPFDVTIKRIVKHPNFDPPKKYFDIAIIEITTIVFFSKLIQPACLWTKHETGQLGKQATLTGWGVIETAGRTTSPELQAAHVDVIDSEHCDELLRPFCSRLWCGLETHQLCAGKLKGGVDACQGDSGGPLQVQIPLPVTTQGSLHYVIGVTSFGIGCAKANLPGVYTRVSSFIDWIEDVVWRGK; this comes from the exons ATGACGTGTATAATAGTGTTAATAGTAGTTTTCAATG TGTTATGTGTGAATTCTGAAGATTTTCCAAGCGCCGATGGACAATGGTGGAGT GAACCTAGGATGAATAATACGGGTAAAAATCCATGTTTAACTCTTCCGCCACTAAGACCAAACTTCTCAGCGCCTGGACGGAGAATAAGCGAAGCga AATGTTTTGAGTACATttgggaaataaaaaaacgcttGGCTGATATCGCTATAGCTGATGAAT GTTTTAAATGGAAACAAGAGGAGATAAATAGAAATCCAGGTCCCAGCCGTCCTCATTATGCTATTGGTGGACGCATCACTGCTCCCGGGGAGTTCCCGCATATG GGTGCTGTTGGTTGGAAAGCAGCGGTTGGCACATGGGTTTTCAAATGTGGCAGCACTTTGATCAGCTCCAAGTATTTATTGACAGCAGCGCACTGCTCGAAGGCTTCAAAACGTGACACATCATTGGCAGATCCTGTCCCCAAAATTGTAAGACTTggggataaaaatatagttgatGTG TTCGACAAAGGTCGACTTCCATTCGACGTGACAATCAAAAGAATTGTTAAACACCCAAATTTTGATCCCCCCAAAAAATACTTCGACATCGCTATCATAGAAATAACGactatagtatttttttccaaattgaTTCAACCTGCATGTTTGTGGACTAAACATGAGACAGGACAACTTGGCAAACAAGCAACTCTTACTGGATGGGGAGTCATTGAAACAG CTGGAAGAACTACGTCACCTGAATTGCAAGCGGCTCATGTAGATGTTATAGATTCGGAACATTGTGATGAATTACTACGGCCATTTTGCAGTAGGTTGTGGTGCGGCTTGGAAACGCATCAATTGTGCGCGGGGAAATTAAAAGGCGGAGTGGATGCGTGTcag GGTGACTCTGGGGGGCCGCTTCAAGTGCAAATACCGTTGCCCGTGACAACACAAGGTTCCTTGCACTATGTAATCGGGGTCACTTCGTTCGGCATTGGTTGCGCAAAGGCAAATTTGCCCGGCGTGTACACTAGGGTCTCGAGCTTCATTGATTGGATTGAGGATGTTGTGTGGCGAGGAAAGtga
- the LOC119839603 gene encoding serine protease snake-like translates to MTCYTVLLVIVNVIYAGYVEAGLGRRGVTQDHDPNDENNTFCDMPPPTKPDFSSPGRRISETKCLEYIWELKQREVEEFKANICNTNEMYEIPAILNGHITKPGEYPHMGAVGWKAAIGTWIFKCGSTLISSKYLLTAAHCSRASKRDTSLADPVPKIVRLGDKNIVDVFSNGRFPYDVPIDKIINHPNFVSPKKYYDIALIVTEREIMFSNLIQPACLWNQFNISKFANEATITGWGVIETAGKTTSPELQAANVDIIDSNQCAALLHTSCNRLWCGLESHQLCAGKLEGGVDTCQGDSGGPLQAKIPVYLSTQSAMHYVIGVTSFGIGCAKANLPGVYTRVSSFIDWIEDVVWRGL, encoded by the exons ATGACGTGTTATACAGTGCTCTTGGTTATTGTTAATG TGATATATGCTGGTTATGTGGAAGCTGGATTAGGAAGACGTGGAGTGACACAAGATCAT GATCCAAATGacgaaaataatacattttgtgaTATGCCACCACCAACTAAACCTGACTTCTCTTCGCCCGGCCGAAGGATTAGTGAAACGA AGTGCCTTGAGTACATTTGGGAATTAAAACAACGTGAGGTAGAGGAATTCAAAGCCAATATAT gtaacacaaatgaaatgtatgaaatacCAGCTATATTAAATGGACACATCACAAAACCTGGTGAATACCCGCATATg GGTGCCGTTGGTTGGAAAGCAGCGATTGGCACATGGATTTTTAAATGTGGCAGCACTTTGATCAGCTCCAAGTATTTATTGACAGCAGCGCACTGCTCGAGGGCTTCGAAACGTGACACATCATTGGCAGATCCTGTCCCCAAAATTGTAAGACTTggggataaaaatatagttgatGTG ttttccaACGGGAGATTTCCTTATGACGTGCCAAttgacaaaattataaatcatccAAATTTTGTATCTCCAAAGAAATACTACGACATCGCTCTGATAGTAACTGAAAGGGAGATAATGTTTTCGAATTTGATTCAACCTGCATGTTTATggaatcaatttaatataagtaaatttgcTAATGAAGCAACTATCACCGGATGGGGAGTCATTGAGACAG CTGGCAAAACTACATCTCCAGAATTACAAGCGGCAAATGTGGATATTATAGATTCAAACCAGTGTGCTGCCTTACTTCATACGTCTTGTAATAGATTATGGTGTGGTTTGGAGTCTCATCAGTTGTGCGCTGGGAAATTAGAAGGCGGAGTTGATACTTGTCAG GGTGACTCTGGAGGGCCACTGCAGGCGAAGATACCGGTGTACCTTTCAACGCAAAGTGCCATGCACTATGTAATTGGGGTCACTTCGTTCGGCATTGGTTGCGCAAAGGCAAATTTGCCCGGCGTGTACACTAGGGTCTCGAGCTTCATTGATTGGATTGAGGATGTTGTGTGGCGAGGtttgtga